In one window of Mucilaginibacter auburnensis DNA:
- a CDS encoding MlaD family protein: MKISNETKIGALTAIAITVLILGYSFLRGNDVFSSSNKFYAVYQSVDGLTVSKPVLVNGFPIGHISKMELDQKGSTTVELKIDSKYNVPVNTIARLVSTDLLGSKAIVFELGDSKQFAETKDTLQADIQGSLAESLQPIQTKAENLMNKLDSSLAAVNKILNPNFQRNIDRSFNSIANSLQTLEGTTRKIDNLVGTQTGHINGILTNTQDVTASLKISAANLNTITSNFGRVSDDIAAGNIKQTLDNANKAMADLQATTARINSNKGSLGLLLNDEQLYRNLQNASNNLDALFIDLKANPKRYVHFSVFGGGKDK; this comes from the coding sequence TTGAAAATCTCAAACGAAACCAAAATAGGCGCTTTAACAGCCATTGCCATTACTGTATTAATTTTAGGATATAGTTTTTTACGCGGTAACGATGTATTCTCATCATCGAACAAGTTTTATGCGGTTTACCAGAGTGTAGATGGCTTAACGGTATCTAAGCCAGTATTAGTGAATGGTTTCCCAATCGGGCACATTTCAAAAATGGAGCTTGACCAAAAAGGCAGCACAACAGTTGAGCTTAAAATAGATTCAAAATACAATGTGCCGGTTAACACCATAGCGCGATTGGTAAGTACTGACCTTTTAGGTAGTAAAGCTATTGTATTTGAATTGGGCGACAGTAAACAATTTGCCGAAACAAAAGATACATTACAAGCAGATATTCAAGGCAGTTTAGCCGAAAGCCTTCAGCCTATTCAAACTAAAGCTGAAAACCTGATGAATAAACTGGATTCATCTTTAGCCGCTGTAAATAAAATATTGAACCCTAACTTTCAGCGCAATATTGATCGTAGCTTTAACAGTATCGCTAACTCATTGCAAACGCTTGAAGGCACCACCAGAAAAATTGACAACCTTGTTGGTACGCAAACAGGGCACATTAACGGCATTTTAACTAATACACAAGATGTTACTGCCAGCTTAAAAATAAGCGCAGCCAATTTGAATACTATAACCAGCAACTTTGGGCGCGTTAGTGATGATATTGCTGCCGGCAATATCAAGCAGACACTTGACAACGCTAATAAAGCTATGGCAGATCTTCAAGCTACTACTGCCCGCATTAATAGCAATAAAGGTTCGTTAGGTTTGTTGTTGAACGACGAACAACTGTATCGTAACCTGCAAAACGCGTCTAACAACCTGGACGCTTTATTTATTGACTTGAAAGCTAATCCGAAGCGTTATGTACACTTCTCGGTATTTGGCGGAGGAAAAGATAAATAG
- a CDS encoding putative LPS assembly protein LptD: MLAAEGREHYNYFIHNVRVADTIIHLDSTDKYPLLNKKQGIPAGTQQPKLAGRDTVIPSADTTKRDSGSLKSELTFKAKDSTIFVGTDTIRLYGEARVTYEDFELDADFIEVDKANKVLFARGAIDPATRRYSGRPISKQGSDAPITSDSLKVNYETKIGKTWNVLTQQETNYISHGQAKKISEDEVAYHNIIFSACDKPDPDYGIVITRGIGEKKRIISGPAYLEIAGVPMPVALPFGFFPKPDTKSSGVILPTFGEDATLGFFLRGFGYYLALNDYMDLTTTGTYYSNGSYEVTSSMNYMKRYKYNGGLSLSFGSHNYALPGDPPAKDFHINWNHSQNPNASPGKTFSASVSAGTASFYQNNPATTGYNLQALTQNQLQSSVAFSRIWAGTPFALNVSLAHNQDLTRKTVNLELPRVTFSMTTINPFDKRDRVGEQKWYQRITVGYTLNASNSLSNIPEQQLFTKNTLTKRMRNGIQHQIPVGLSLNVLKYFQFNTNFNYNERWYFQSIRQRYARADSLVTDTLPGFNRVGDYAISGGFSTKIYGILPIKAGRLKAIRHVITPNVSFSYRPDYSGLNRSYNRVVVTNATVPYPALARRYSIFDGSLFGGPSGGTAAGVNLGVDNNLEAKVRAKSTDSVQTDKKIMLIQGLSFSTFYNFAADSFRLSNINFSGHTSIINDKININFAGTFDPYVYKNLDSISNNQVVRAVRRINRFTWQDGRFPTLMNFSLTIGGSLNAAAFKGKARPVAPGTTLMTATPDQADKLALLNSDPSAYIDFNVPWNLTFNYNFSYANTLVGTSVANTVMINGDLSITPKWKVQFNTNYDIRAAKLSSATSFAIYRDLHCWDLSISWLPFGYYKSYNVTLRVRSDILQALKLTKRSDYTNNGYFNRY; the protein is encoded by the coding sequence ATGTTGGCTGCTGAAGGCAGGGAACACTATAATTATTTTATACATAACGTTCGCGTTGCCGATACTATTATCCATCTTGATTCTACAGATAAATATCCTTTATTAAATAAAAAGCAGGGTATCCCGGCTGGTACGCAACAACCGAAGCTTGCGGGAAGAGATACTGTAATACCTTCAGCAGATACAACTAAACGCGATTCGGGGAGCCTCAAAAGCGAATTAACGTTTAAAGCTAAAGATTCAACCATATTTGTTGGAACAGATACCATAAGATTATATGGGGAAGCCCGCGTAACTTATGAGGATTTTGAACTTGATGCCGATTTTATTGAGGTAGATAAAGCTAATAAGGTTTTATTTGCACGTGGTGCGATAGATCCGGCCACACGCCGTTATTCCGGACGGCCAATTTCTAAACAAGGTTCTGATGCGCCCATAACGTCAGACTCGCTCAAGGTTAATTACGAAACTAAAATTGGTAAAACCTGGAACGTGCTTACCCAGCAAGAAACTAACTACATTTCGCATGGGCAGGCAAAAAAAATAAGCGAAGACGAAGTAGCTTATCACAACATTATATTTAGTGCCTGCGACAAGCCGGACCCCGACTACGGTATTGTAATAACGCGTGGTATAGGAGAGAAAAAGCGTATCATTTCAGGTCCTGCGTACCTGGAAATAGCAGGTGTACCCATGCCTGTAGCGCTACCGTTTGGTTTTTTTCCGAAGCCCGATACCAAATCGTCTGGTGTAATACTGCCTACATTTGGTGAAGATGCCACATTAGGTTTCTTCCTTCGGGGATTTGGATACTATCTCGCACTAAATGATTACATGGACCTTACCACTACAGGTACCTACTACTCCAACGGATCATATGAGGTAACAAGTTCTATGAACTATATGAAACGGTACAAGTATAACGGTGGCCTCTCTTTGAGTTTCGGTTCACATAATTATGCGCTTCCCGGCGATCCTCCGGCAAAAGATTTTCATATTAACTGGAACCACTCGCAAAATCCTAATGCCAGTCCGGGTAAAACATTTAGTGCATCGGTAAGCGCAGGTACAGCAAGTTTCTATCAAAATAACCCTGCAACAACAGGTTACAATTTACAGGCCCTAACCCAAAATCAGTTACAATCATCAGTTGCCTTTTCGCGTATTTGGGCCGGAACGCCATTTGCATTGAACGTTAGTTTAGCACACAACCAGGATCTTACCCGTAAAACTGTAAATCTGGAGTTGCCGCGTGTTACTTTCAGCATGACCACAATTAATCCGTTTGATAAGAGGGATAGGGTAGGTGAGCAGAAATGGTATCAGCGCATTACTGTTGGGTATACCTTAAACGCGTCAAACAGTTTATCAAACATACCCGAACAGCAACTGTTTACAAAAAACACCTTAACTAAACGGATGCGTAATGGTATACAGCATCAAATTCCGGTGGGTTTAAGCCTCAACGTATTAAAATATTTTCAGTTTAATACCAACTTTAACTATAACGAACGCTGGTATTTCCAGTCGATCAGGCAACGCTACGCACGTGCCGACTCATTGGTTACTGATACCTTACCCGGCTTTAACCGCGTAGGCGATTACGCAATAAGCGGAGGCTTCAGCACAAAAATTTATGGGATTTTGCCAATTAAGGCCGGCCGCCTCAAGGCTATCCGCCACGTAATTACCCCTAACGTTAGTTTCAGTTATCGTCCTGATTACTCAGGTTTAAACCGGTCCTACAATAGGGTTGTCGTAACCAATGCAACAGTGCCTTACCCTGCCCTTGCAAGACGATACTCTATTTTTGACGGTTCGTTATTTGGTGGGCCTTCGGGAGGTACAGCTGCCGGTGTAAATCTTGGTGTTGATAATAACCTTGAAGCTAAGGTGCGCGCAAAAAGTACAGACAGCGTGCAAACTGATAAAAAGATAATGCTGATACAAGGCTTATCATTCAGCACCTTTTATAATTTCGCTGCTGATTCTTTTCGCTTATCAAACATTAATTTCTCTGGTCACACCAGTATAATTAACGACAAGATCAACATTAACTTTGCTGGAACTTTTGATCCTTACGTATACAAAAATCTGGACTCAATTTCCAATAACCAAGTTGTACGGGCGGTAAGAAGAATTAACAGGTTCACCTGGCAGGATGGCCGGTTCCCTACATTGATGAACTTTTCGTTAACTATTGGTGGTAGTTTAAACGCTGCCGCTTTTAAGGGTAAAGCACGGCCGGTAGCGCCCGGTACTACATTAATGACTGCTACGCCCGATCAGGCTGACAAATTAGCTTTACTAAATAGTGATCCAAGCGCGTATATTGATTTTAATGTACCTTGGAACCTTACATTTAATTACAATTTTAGTTACGCTAATACACTTGTTGGTACTTCTGTTGCTAATACAGTGATGATCAATGGCGATTTGAGCATAACACCAAAATGGAAGGTGCAATTCAATACTAACTATGATATAAGGGCGGCTAAATTAAGCAGTGCTACATCTTTCGCAATATATCGAGATCTGCACTGCTGGGACCTTTCAATAAGCTGGCTGCCTTTTGGTTATTACAAATCTTATAACGTTACATTACGTGTACGTTCAGATATATTGCAGGCGCTAAAATTAACAAAACGAAGCGATTACACTAACAACGGCTATTTTAACAGATACTAA
- a CDS encoding N-acetylmuramoyl-L-alanine amidase family protein — protein MKNNPLKRLIYAPLLIVAGISLFSFTLRFPILKTSAKRDTVVSTGYKLKTIILDPGHGVKPPNGSGKFSVGSSGTFSTERGVTLMVAQKLQKAIEKDISGVKVVLTRNSETDVSLQRRPEIANENKGDLFISIHCNALPDKTVRERIGTKKGKAVYKTSRVVDRSGKGVLMLVYGLKRTGEQQREIKSNQVGEDMEGEVDPNDPVTIILTNEYLRKFRQKSILLANILADEFVSVDGRRLEGIREQSLNVLVHAAMPSVLVEIGYITNLEEEEYLNSEKGQEEIVATLVRSIQNYKLQVENAVIKN, from the coding sequence ATGAAAAATAACCCATTGAAAAGATTGATTTATGCACCACTATTAATTGTTGCAGGTATTTCGTTGTTTTCGTTTACGTTGCGTTTTCCCATTCTTAAAACTTCAGCTAAAAGAGATACAGTTGTTAGTACCGGTTATAAATTAAAAACCATTATTCTTGATCCCGGTCACGGAGTGAAGCCACCAAACGGGTCAGGCAAATTTTCTGTTGGTTCTTCAGGCACTTTTTCAACCGAAAGAGGTGTAACGCTGATGGTTGCTCAAAAATTGCAAAAGGCAATAGAAAAAGATATTAGCGGTGTTAAAGTTGTGTTGACCCGAAACAGTGAGACCGATGTATCTTTACAAAGAAGGCCGGAAATAGCCAACGAAAATAAAGGCGACCTGTTTATATCTATACACTGCAATGCACTGCCGGATAAGACTGTGCGCGAGCGGATTGGAACCAAAAAAGGCAAGGCTGTTTACAAAACATCCCGTGTGGTTGACAGATCAGGAAAGGGTGTATTGATGTTGGTATACGGTTTGAAACGTACCGGAGAGCAACAGCGGGAAATAAAAAGCAACCAGGTTGGAGAGGATATGGAAGGCGAAGTTGACCCTAATGATCCGGTCACGATCATATTAACCAATGAGTATTTGAGGAAGTTCAGGCAGAAAAGCATACTGTTGGCAAACATTCTCGCTGATGAATTTGTTAGTGTGGACGGAAGAAGATTGGAAGGAATACGAGAGCAAAGCCTGAATGTTTTAGTTCATGCAGCAATGCCTTCTGTTTTGGTTGAAATTGGTTATATAACTAATTTAGAAGAAGAGGAATATCTTAATTCAGAAAAAGGACAGGAAGAAATTGTGGCAACATTAGTACGCTCCATCCAAAATTATAAGCTTCAGGTAGAAAACGCAGTAATAAAAAACTAA
- a CDS encoding ribonuclease Z, protein MRFEVTILGSSSATPIYNRNPTSQVLNINERLYLIDCGEGTQQQMLRFDIKASRIDHIFISHLHGDHYLGLVGLLSSLHLNGRKKPLALYGPAPLMEIIDLQLKYSETVLQYQIQFTATDASKVETILINDDVTVETIPLDHRIPCTGFLFREKKRLRKLIKEELERLNVSVAYYTAIKKGADYTAPDGTVYPNEQLSVDSNAPRTYCYCSDTMPTPSYFDQIKNADLLYHEATFLNAMLDRAIETHHTTALQAGEVALNNQAKKLLIGHFSARYKVLDELLDEAMSVFPNTELAIEGKTFLI, encoded by the coding sequence ATGAGATTCGAAGTAACCATATTGGGAAGCAGTTCGGCAACACCAATCTATAATAGAAATCCCACTTCACAGGTGCTCAATATCAATGAGCGCCTGTATTTAATAGATTGCGGCGAGGGCACACAGCAGCAAATGCTGCGTTTTGATATCAAGGCCAGCCGTATTGACCATATTTTTATTAGCCATTTGCATGGCGATCATTACTTGGGGCTGGTCGGCTTGTTATCATCCCTGCATTTAAATGGCCGTAAAAAGCCATTGGCACTTTACGGTCCGGCACCTTTAATGGAGATCATAGATCTTCAGCTGAAATATTCTGAAACGGTGTTGCAATATCAGATACAATTTACAGCTACCGATGCGTCAAAAGTTGAAACAATTTTGATCAATGATGATGTGACAGTAGAAACCATTCCGCTTGACCACCGAATACCTTGCACCGGCTTTTTATTCAGAGAAAAAAAACGGCTGCGAAAATTAATAAAGGAAGAGTTAGAGCGGTTAAATGTGTCTGTGGCTTATTATACAGCTATTAAAAAAGGAGCTGACTACACTGCGCCCGATGGTACAGTTTATCCAAACGAACAGTTATCGGTAGATTCAAATGCACCGAGAACATATTGTTATTGCTCTGATACCATGCCAACCCCGTCGTATTTTGACCAGATAAAAAACGCAGATCTGTTATACCACGAAGCTACTTTTTTAAATGCCATGCTTGACAGGGCAATAGAAACCCACCACACTACTGCTTTACAGGCGGGGGAGGTTGCTCTGAATAATCAGGCAAAAAAGTTGTTAATAGGGCATTTCTCTGCCCGTTACAAAGTTTTGGATGAGCTTTTAGATGAGGCAATGTCTGTATTTCCAAATACAGAGTTAGCAATAGAGGGGAAGACATTTTTAATTTAA
- a CDS encoding phosphoribosylpyrophosphate synthetase: MKNYETLVDATNDLMKRGYTANLSIEGDTVDDKSQNIKMTADEFSIDEFYRFEGASNPSDMSIVYAVNSPKHGIKGIIVDAYGTYAVESASAVQAKLHHWMISHNLHSSDRPTAS; encoded by the coding sequence ATGAAAAACTACGAAACTTTAGTGGATGCCACTAACGATTTAATGAAAAGAGGATATACGGCCAATCTGAGTATTGAAGGAGATACCGTTGATGATAAATCGCAGAATATAAAAATGACAGCTGATGAATTTTCAATTGATGAATTTTATCGGTTTGAGGGTGCAAGTAACCCGTCGGACATGTCAATTGTATATGCGGTAAACTCACCTAAGCATGGCATCAAGGGTATTATAGTTGATGCTTACGGTACTTATGCTGTAGAGAGCGCATCAGCGGTTCAGGCTAAGCTGCACCACTGGATGATCAGCCATAACCTGCATAGCAGCGACAGGCCAACTGCATCTTAA
- a CDS encoding competence/damage-inducible protein A, with amino-acid sequence MRAEIITIGDEILIGQIVDTNSAWMARQLNNIGVKIKQISSVSDDREHILKALAEAASRADVILITGGLGPTKDDITKITLAEYFGVGMVENAETLANVTRIFEKSNRPLLDINKAQALVPANCEVIINNNGTAPGMWFESEGKIYVSMPGVPFEMMYMIDEAVIPKLKKRFDLPVIYHKTLLTAGEGESFLAKRIADIEDRLPAHVKLAYLPKLGQVRLRLSGYGANENVEAEVEAFAAEIAERVDNILVATEDITLEKAILNRMEAMAATLSVAESCTGGYVSHLLTQHAGSSRVFAGGGVVYSNELKQQVLGVESSTIDNFGAVSEETVTEMLNGALKNFHTDFAIAITGIAGPDGGTAEKPVGTVWIAVGSEKSKVVKKFTFGSKRLQNIERSSAAAFSMLNTLLKEVKN; translated from the coding sequence ATGCGTGCGGAAATTATAACCATTGGCGATGAGATTCTAATTGGGCAGATAGTTGACACCAATTCGGCCTGGATGGCCAGACAATTAAATAACATTGGTGTTAAAATTAAACAGATATCGTCTGTGTCAGACGATAGGGAGCATATTCTAAAAGCGCTTGCCGAAGCGGCCTCACGCGCCGACGTAATACTAATTACCGGTGGTTTGGGTCCTACTAAAGATGATATAACGAAAATAACCCTGGCAGAATATTTTGGAGTAGGCATGGTTGAAAATGCTGAAACATTGGCTAACGTTACGCGCATATTTGAAAAAAGTAACCGCCCGTTGCTGGATATCAACAAGGCGCAGGCGCTTGTACCCGCAAACTGCGAGGTTATTATAAATAATAACGGCACAGCGCCGGGTATGTGGTTTGAGAGCGAAGGAAAGATATATGTATCAATGCCGGGTGTGCCCTTTGAAATGATGTATATGATTGATGAGGCAGTTATACCCAAGCTAAAAAAACGCTTTGATCTGCCGGTTATCTACCATAAAACCTTGCTCACAGCCGGCGAAGGTGAATCTTTTCTGGCTAAAAGAATAGCAGATATTGAAGACAGGCTGCCGGCTCATGTAAAACTTGCCTATCTGCCTAAATTGGGGCAGGTAAGGTTAAGACTGAGCGGTTACGGCGCCAATGAAAATGTTGAAGCTGAAGTAGAGGCCTTTGCCGCTGAAATTGCTGAGCGTGTTGACAATATTTTGGTTGCGACAGAAGATATTACGCTTGAAAAGGCTATATTAAATAGAATGGAAGCAATGGCTGCAACTCTGTCTGTAGCAGAAAGCTGCACAGGAGGCTATGTTTCACATTTATTAACCCAGCACGCGGGTTCTTCAAGAGTTTTTGCAGGTGGAGGAGTTGTTTACAGTAATGAGCTAAAGCAGCAGGTATTAGGCGTTGAGTCATCAACTATTGATAATTTCGGGGCTGTCAGTGAAGAAACCGTTACTGAAATGTTAAATGGTGCATTAAAAAATTTCCACACAGATTTCGCCATAGCCATTACCGGAATTGCCGGTCCGGACGGAGGTACGGCAGAAAAACCGGTTGGAACTGTTTGGATAGCAGTTGGTTCTGAAAAAAGTAAAGTCGTTAAAAAGTTCACATTTGGTAGTAAACGACTTCAAAATATTGAAAGAAGTTCAGCCGCCGCATTTTCTATGTTGAATACTTTACTAAAGGAAGTTAAAAACTAA
- a CDS encoding phosphoribosylaminoimidazolesuccinocarboxamide synthase, translating to MNAIKETHFNFEGQTAFYKGKVRDVYTIKDKYLVMVVSDRISAFDVVLPEPIPYKGQVLNQIAAKFLKATSDIVPNWVINIPDPSVTIGRICEPFKVEMVIRGYLAGHAAREYAAGKRTLCGVTLPEGLKENDKLPEPIITPTTKAAIGHDEDISREDILAKGIVSKQDYEQLEAYTRALFARGTEIAAAQGLILVDTKYEFGKVDGTIYLIDEIHTPDSSRYFYSEGYEERQQHGEQQKQLSKEFVRRWLIENGFQGKDGQTVPEMTPEKVESISERYIELYERITGEKFVKPEGDNVLNRVEGAIKSALATL from the coding sequence ATGAACGCAATAAAAGAAACACATTTTAATTTTGAAGGACAGACCGCATTTTATAAAGGTAAAGTGCGCGATGTTTATACTATAAAAGATAAATACCTTGTAATGGTAGTGAGCGACCGCATATCAGCGTTTGACGTTGTGCTACCAGAGCCAATTCCATATAAAGGACAAGTGCTGAACCAGATAGCTGCCAAGTTTTTGAAGGCCACTTCTGATATTGTACCTAACTGGGTGATCAACATACCCGACCCAAGCGTTACCATCGGTCGAATTTGCGAGCCGTTTAAGGTAGAGATGGTTATTCGAGGTTATCTGGCCGGTCATGCAGCGCGCGAGTATGCTGCAGGTAAACGCACCCTTTGCGGCGTAACCTTACCGGAAGGCTTAAAGGAAAACGACAAATTGCCAGAGCCAATCATCACACCAACTACAAAGGCGGCTATTGGTCATGATGAGGACATTTCCCGTGAAGATATATTAGCTAAGGGCATTGTATCAAAACAAGACTATGAGCAATTGGAAGCATATACGCGTGCTTTATTTGCGCGTGGCACTGAAATTGCAGCTGCGCAGGGTTTAATACTGGTTGATACCAAATATGAATTCGGTAAGGTTGACGGAACCATTTATTTGATTGACGAGATACACACGCCCGATTCTTCACGCTATTTTTACAGTGAAGGTTACGAGGAGCGCCAGCAACATGGAGAACAGCAAAAACAGCTATCAAAAGAGTTTGTGCGCAGATGGTTAATTGAAAATGGTTTTCAGGGTAAAGATGGGCAAACCGTACCGGAAATGACGCCTGAAAAAGTTGAATCTATATCAGAAAGATATATTGAACTGTACGAACGCATAACCGGCGAAAAATTTGTTAAACCGGAAGGTGACAATGTTTTAAACAGGGTAGAAGGCGCAATAAAAAGCGCGCTGGCAACATTGTAA
- a CDS encoding dihydrolipoamide acetyltransferase family protein translates to MARYQLLLPKMGESVAEATIIKWVKKPGDYIEADEAVIEIATDKVDSEVPSPVSGKLVEQRCKEDDIVQVGDVVAVIETEEEDTSAESTVAQSTVVEQLPAEESQRDVKAVATEEKKHEVFFTPPTTHIQEEVKPEFAEEDQAAIPGIDQLQQANTSPAQRPFKDVPRFYSPLVKHIASQENVSAAELDNIAGSGAEGRLTKDDLLNYLRNRPANTTSPTKAPAQPEQPKQEEVKADEPQARYTSVSFQQEVKATANTFATSVSGSDEIIEMDRMRRLIAEHMVMSKQTSPHVTSFVEADVTGLVLWRERIKNTFEKREGEKITFTPIFMEAVVKAIKDFPLINSSVNGTQIIRKAAINISMATALPNGNLIVPVIKKADELNLLGLTKAVNGLAGKARLNKLQPDDVKDGTFTITNVGTFGNLMGTPIINQPQVAILAIGAIKKKPAVIETPEGDVIAIRHMMFLSLSYDHRVIDGSLGGSFVKRIADYLENWDVSREV, encoded by the coding sequence ATGGCCAGATATCAATTGTTATTGCCAAAGATGGGAGAAAGCGTTGCGGAAGCAACCATAATTAAATGGGTTAAAAAGCCAGGCGATTACATTGAAGCAGATGAAGCAGTAATAGAAATAGCCACTGATAAAGTTGACTCGGAGGTACCATCACCGGTTTCGGGCAAATTGGTTGAGCAGCGCTGCAAAGAAGATGATATAGTACAGGTTGGTGATGTGGTAGCCGTAATTGAAACGGAGGAGGAAGACACTTCCGCAGAATCAACAGTAGCACAATCAACAGTAGTTGAACAGTTGCCAGCCGAAGAATCACAGCGTGATGTTAAAGCGGTAGCAACAGAAGAGAAAAAGCACGAGGTTTTCTTCACACCGCCAACTACTCATATACAGGAGGAAGTAAAACCGGAGTTTGCTGAGGAAGATCAAGCCGCTATTCCGGGTATAGATCAATTACAACAAGCAAATACCTCGCCTGCGCAGCGTCCTTTCAAAGATGTACCACGTTTTTATTCTCCATTGGTAAAACATATAGCTTCTCAGGAGAATGTAAGTGCTGCGGAGTTAGATAATATAGCTGGTAGTGGTGCTGAAGGCAGATTAACTAAAGATGATCTGCTTAACTATCTGCGTAATCGTCCCGCTAACACCACGTCTCCAACAAAAGCCCCTGCTCAGCCAGAGCAGCCGAAACAAGAGGAAGTTAAAGCTGATGAGCCGCAAGCCCGCTACACATCGGTATCTTTCCAGCAAGAAGTTAAAGCAACTGCAAATACATTCGCTACATCAGTCTCGGGTTCTGATGAGATCATAGAAATGGACAGAATGCGCAGGCTAATTGCCGAGCACATGGTAATGAGTAAACAAACTTCGCCTCACGTAACATCATTTGTTGAAGCAGATGTTACCGGCCTGGTATTGTGGCGCGAAAGGATCAAAAATACCTTTGAGAAACGCGAAGGGGAGAAGATTACCTTTACACCTATATTTATGGAGGCGGTGGTTAAAGCTATTAAAGACTTTCCGCTCATCAACTCATCAGTTAACGGCACACAGATCATTAGGAAGGCTGCCATAAATATCAGCATGGCCACTGCTTTACCTAACGGTAATCTTATTGTTCCGGTTATTAAGAAAGCTGATGAGCTTAACCTTTTAGGGCTTACCAAAGCAGTTAACGGTTTGGCCGGTAAAGCGCGTCTTAATAAGCTGCAACCGGATGATGTTAAAGACGGAACCTTCACTATAACCAATGTTGGTACATTTGGCAATTTGATGGGTACACCAATCATCAATCAGCCTCAGGTTGCTATATTGGCCATTGGCGCTATTAAGAAAAAACCTGCCGTTATTGAAACTCCGGAGGGCGATGTTATTGCTATACGCCATATGATGTTTCTGTCACTCTCTTATGATCACCGCGTAATAGACGGTTCGCTGGGCGGGTCTTTCGTTAAGCGCATTGCAGATTATCTGGAGAACTGGGATGTTAGCCGCGAAGTTTAA
- a CDS encoding STAS domain-containing protein: protein MKFTVDKHEKYILLKLNESKLNSLITPQLKSELILINTEGQRNIILDLSQVKFADSSGLSSLLVGHRLCKNSSGSFILTGLNDAVSRLITISQLENVLTIVPKCEEAIDLIFMEEIEKELKKEAR from the coding sequence ATGAAGTTTACTGTAGATAAACACGAAAAATATATCTTGTTGAAGTTGAATGAGTCTAAACTGAACTCATTGATCACGCCTCAATTAAAATCAGAATTGATACTGATCAATACCGAAGGTCAGCGTAATATAATACTGGATCTGTCTCAGGTTAAGTTTGCAGATTCATCTGGTTTGAGCAGCTTATTGGTGGGCCACCGTTTATGCAAAAATTCTTCGGGTTCTTTTATTCTTACCGGGTTAAATGATGCGGTGTCTCGTTTAATTACTATCTCGCAGTTGGAAAACGTTTTAACAATCGTTCCTAAGTGTGAAGAAGCCATAGATCTGATATTTATGGAAGAGATAGAAAAAGAATTGAAAAAAGAAGCAAGATAG